In Neorhizobium sp. NCHU2750, a single genomic region encodes these proteins:
- a CDS encoding LuxR family transcriptional regulator encodes MNITLIVEFLVLLQEAKTPEQATARFDSLVSSYGFDFYSLVVQPLPQLNIQRSVLAARWPEGWTEVYSKRKYSLIDPTLRWLRTAQRPFRWKDALLTLKADPHRQRMKRLTQEAARHGLHDGYIFPVHGRTGLLGNLAVAGQPVDLSPPEMNVFDAAAKAVFWKLLELRHLAEVFESPTTVDVQLTRREMEVTLLLANGLTSNEIAKQLDISSHTVDWYINGLHEKLGANNRQHLIARAFRLALIS; translated from the coding sequence TTGAATATTACCTTGATTGTCGAGTTCCTGGTCTTGCTTCAAGAAGCAAAAACCCCGGAACAGGCGACTGCCCGGTTCGACAGCCTCGTCAGTTCCTATGGCTTCGATTTCTATAGCCTGGTCGTGCAGCCTCTGCCTCAGTTGAACATCCAGAGATCGGTGCTGGCCGCCCGCTGGCCCGAAGGCTGGACCGAGGTCTATTCGAAGCGCAAATATTCGCTGATCGATCCGACGCTTCGGTGGTTGCGTACCGCGCAGCGCCCGTTCCGCTGGAAGGATGCGTTGCTGACATTGAAGGCGGACCCGCATCGGCAGCGGATGAAACGGTTGACGCAGGAGGCAGCCCGGCATGGCCTTCACGATGGATATATTTTCCCTGTTCACGGCCGTACAGGGCTTCTCGGCAATCTCGCGGTTGCGGGCCAGCCGGTCGATCTCTCTCCGCCCGAGATGAACGTCTTCGATGCGGCAGCCAAGGCGGTATTCTGGAAACTGCTGGAACTGCGTCATCTGGCGGAGGTGTTCGAAAGCCCGACGACCGTGGACGTCCAGCTAACCCGGCGCGAGATGGAGGTGACGCTGCTGCTCGCCAATGGGCTGACATCCAACGAGATTGCCAAGCAGCTCGACATTTCCAGCCATACCGTCGACTGGTACATCAATGGCCTGCATGAAAAGCTCGGAGCCAACAATCGCCAGCACCTGATTGCACGGGCATTCCGGTTGGCGCTTATTTCCTGA
- a CDS encoding glucan ABC transporter ATP-binding protein/ permease gives MTLLQVYARALGYLAKNKWRVTAIVIANIVLAVITIAEPVLFGWIIDAISSGGAVTHVLMLWAGFGVFNTIAYVLVAREADRLAHGRRASLLTEAFGRIISMPLSWHHQRGTSNALHTLLRASESLFGLWLEFMRTHLATAVAIVLLIPTAISMDWRLSIVLLVLSIFYWVIGVAVMKRTKEGQASVESHYHQVFSHVSDSISNVSVLHSYNRIEAETQALKAYTKDLLAAQYPVLDWWALAGGLNRTASTVSMGVILVIGTMLVQDGKIRVGDVVAFIGFANLLIARLDLLRQFATQIFEARAKLEDFFILEDSVDDRTEPANAGELRDARGEVEFRDVSFGFANTKQGVHDISFIARAGETVAIVGPTGAGKTTLINLLQRVYDPQKGKILIDGTDISTVTRKSLRQQIATVFQDAGLLNRSISDNIRLGREGATDDDIIKAAQAAAATEFIESRLNGYETAVGERGNKLSGGERQRIAIARAILKNAPILVLDEATSALDVETEARVKVAIDKLRHNRTTFIIAHRLSTVRDANKVIFLDGGRIAEMGSYDELSHLGGRFASLLKTSGLLDDSDEDDAAKKGKKPEATQSQA, from the coding sequence TTGACACTATTACAAGTTTACGCACGGGCACTCGGATACCTTGCCAAAAACAAATGGCGGGTGACCGCCATCGTCATCGCCAACATCGTCCTGGCCGTCATCACCATCGCTGAGCCGGTCCTGTTCGGCTGGATCATCGATGCCATATCATCCGGCGGCGCCGTGACGCATGTCCTGATGTTATGGGCAGGCTTCGGTGTTTTCAACACCATAGCCTACGTTCTTGTCGCACGCGAGGCCGACCGACTGGCCCATGGACGCCGGGCATCGCTACTGACCGAGGCCTTCGGCCGCATCATCTCCATGCCGCTCTCCTGGCATCACCAGCGCGGCACGTCGAACGCATTGCATACCCTGTTGCGGGCATCGGAAAGCCTGTTCGGCCTTTGGCTCGAATTCATGCGCACCCATCTTGCAACAGCGGTGGCGATCGTCCTGCTCATTCCAACCGCAATCTCGATGGACTGGCGCCTGTCGATCGTCCTCCTCGTCCTCAGCATCTTCTATTGGGTGATCGGCGTGGCGGTGATGAAGCGCACCAAGGAAGGCCAGGCGTCGGTGGAAAGCCACTACCACCAGGTCTTTTCCCATGTCAGCGATTCGATCAGCAACGTGTCGGTCCTGCACAGCTACAACCGCATCGAGGCTGAAACCCAGGCGCTGAAGGCTTATACCAAGGACCTGCTCGCCGCCCAATATCCGGTCCTCGACTGGTGGGCATTGGCCGGCGGCCTCAATCGCACCGCATCGACCGTTTCGATGGGCGTCATCCTCGTCATCGGCACGATGCTGGTGCAGGACGGCAAGATCCGCGTCGGCGACGTCGTGGCCTTCATCGGCTTTGCCAACCTGCTGATCGCCCGCCTCGACCTGTTGCGCCAGTTCGCCACCCAGATCTTCGAGGCCCGCGCCAAGCTTGAGGATTTCTTCATTCTCGAAGATTCCGTCGACGATCGCACCGAGCCGGCCAATGCCGGCGAATTGCGCGATGCCAGGGGCGAAGTCGAGTTCCGCGACGTCTCCTTCGGCTTTGCCAATACCAAGCAGGGCGTGCACGACATTTCCTTCATCGCCAGGGCCGGAGAGACGGTGGCGATCGTCGGACCGACCGGCGCCGGCAAGACGACGCTCATCAATCTCCTGCAGCGCGTCTATGATCCGCAAAAGGGCAAGATCCTCATCGACGGCACCGACATATCGACGGTCACCCGCAAGTCGCTTCGCCAGCAGATCGCCACCGTATTCCAGGATGCCGGCCTTCTGAACCGTTCGATCAGCGACAATATTCGCCTCGGCCGGGAAGGCGCCACCGACGACGACATCATCAAGGCGGCACAGGCTGCTGCTGCCACCGAATTCATCGAAAGCCGCCTCAACGGCTACGAGACCGCGGTCGGCGAAAGGGGCAACAAACTTTCGGGCGGCGAGCGCCAGCGCATCGCCATCGCCCGCGCCATATTGAAGAATGCCCCGATCCTCGTCCTTGACGAGGCAACCAGCGCGCTCGACGTCGAAACCGAGGCGCGGGTGAAGGTGGCGATCGACAAGCTCAGGCACAACCGCACCACCTTCATCATCGCCCACCGGCTTTCGACCGTACGCGACGCCAACAAGGTGATCTTCCTCGATGGCGGCCGCATTGCCGAAATGGGCAGCTACGACGAACTGAGCCACCTCGGCGGCCGCTTCGCCTCGCTTCTCAAGACCAGCGGCCTCCTGGACGACAGCGACGAGGACGATGCCGCGAAGAAAGGCAAGAAGCCGGAGGCGACACAAAGCCAAGCGTGA